In one Natronosalvus amylolyticus genomic region, the following are encoded:
- a CDS encoding S1C family serine protease, producing MSDSRVNRRQFLSLAGASGVAAIAGCAEPGASTIEFDQRETASVETDDRPTADGSVYTDVYKATVDAVTLVRVRGEGGFGGPAQGEGSGFLHPGGYIVTNDHVVFSSEDVDVQVQYNSGEWTGGDVIGTDFYSDLAVIEPDTVPENVAPLALSDERPVVGQEVLAIGNPIGLEGSMSQGIVSGVNRSVSPAWHDFSYPNVVQTDAAVNPGNSGGPLVGMNGEVVGVVHATQGENIGYAISAALSERVIPALINHGEFRHSHMGIRLIPVDLTIAQANDLEEATGIFVAAVSDGGPADGTLEGSTDTTGGGVPVGGDIIRSIDGEPIPDNHALSTFLALQTDPGDTISLTVIRDGSETTVEMTLGERPEPGF from the coding sequence ATGAGTGATTCTCGAGTGAACCGACGGCAGTTCCTCTCGCTCGCCGGGGCGAGCGGCGTGGCTGCCATCGCCGGCTGTGCCGAACCCGGTGCCAGCACAATCGAGTTCGACCAGCGCGAAACGGCATCGGTCGAGACGGACGACCGGCCCACGGCTGACGGTTCTGTCTATACCGACGTCTATAAAGCGACGGTCGACGCCGTCACGCTCGTCCGGGTTCGGGGAGAGGGCGGCTTCGGCGGCCCTGCACAGGGGGAGGGCTCGGGCTTTCTCCACCCCGGCGGGTACATCGTTACGAACGACCACGTGGTCTTCAGCAGCGAGGATGTCGACGTCCAGGTGCAGTACAACAGCGGCGAGTGGACCGGTGGCGACGTCATCGGCACCGATTTCTACAGCGACCTGGCCGTCATCGAACCCGATACGGTGCCCGAGAACGTTGCTCCGCTGGCACTCAGCGACGAACGGCCCGTCGTGGGTCAGGAAGTGCTGGCTATCGGGAACCCCATCGGTCTCGAGGGCTCGATGTCACAGGGCATCGTCAGCGGCGTCAACCGGTCGGTGTCGCCAGCCTGGCACGACTTTTCGTATCCCAATGTAGTTCAGACTGACGCGGCCGTCAATCCGGGAAACAGCGGTGGCCCGCTGGTCGGGATGAACGGTGAAGTCGTCGGCGTCGTCCACGCCACGCAGGGCGAAAACATCGGCTACGCCATCTCGGCGGCGCTCAGCGAACGGGTCATTCCGGCCCTGATCAACCACGGCGAGTTCCGCCACTCGCACATGGGGATTCGACTGATCCCCGTCGACCTGACGATAGCTCAGGCGAACGACCTCGAGGAAGCCACCGGAATCTTCGTCGCCGCGGTCAGCGACGGTGGCCCGGCAGACGGCACGCTCGAGGGGAGCACCGACACGACCGGCGGCGGGGTGCCGGTCGGCGGTGATATCATCCGGTCGATCGACGGGGAACCCATTCCGGACAACCACGCCCTCTCGACGTTCCTCGCACTCCAGACTGATCCCGGCGATACGATTTCACTCACCGTGATTCGGGACGGCTCCGAGACCACCGTCGAGATGACCCTCGGAGAGCGACCCGAACCCGGTTTCTGA